DNA sequence from the Salmo trutta chromosome 28, fSalTru1.1, whole genome shotgun sequence genome:
CACTCcataactctccttcttggtggagcctggaggtgtgttgggtcattgtcctattgaaaaacaaatgatagtcccaataagcccaaaccagatgggatggcgtatcgctgcagaatgctgtggtagccatgccggttaagtgtgccttgaattctaaataaatcacacacagtgtcaccagcaaagcactcacactataacacctcctcctccatgctttacggtggaaatacacatgtggagatcatctatTCACCtacaccgtgtctcacaaagacatggcggttgaaaccaaaaatctcaaatttggactctagACCAAACGACAAAtatccacaggtctaatgtccattgctcgtgtttcttaacccaagcaagtctcttcatattattggtgtcctttagtagtgctttatttatttaacacttttttggttactacatcaaattacattttattggtcacatacacatggttagcagatgttattgcgagtgtagcgaaatgcttatgcttctagatccgacagtgcagcagtatctaactggtaatatctaacaattccacaacaaaacctaatatctaacaaattccacaacagaacctaatacacacaaactagtaaaggaatgggataagaatatataaatataaaatatatggatgagcagagcggctaagatgcaatagatagtaaagaatagatagtgtaggatacagtatacaatatatacatatgagatgagtaatgcgagatatgtaaatattcttaaagtggcattattaaagtgactagtgttccatttattaaagtggccaatgatgtcaagtctgtaggtaggggtggctgtttaacaatctgatggccttgagatagaagctgtttttcatctctttttctgtttttcatgattccatatgtgttatttcatagttttgatgtcttcactattattctacaatgtagaaagtagttaaataaagaaaagcccttgaatgagtaggtgttctaaatatATAGATTCTACAGAACCTACTGTATTGAGTATTCCCAACACCACTTTTACCTCTGCACATAGAATAGTTGTTTCTCTAAACATTGAACATTGTATTTTTCGATAGTGGTCTTAAAAAATGTTTTCAGAAGCATATTTGTAATTGTTTTCATAAATTCCTCCCTACATTTGCTTATAAGCACAATACAAATGGACATTGATTAAAATGTAATACACCATCTTGATTGACTTATCCACGTTGCAGTTTTCAATCGCGGGCTTTTATTTTgacggtttcctcattaccatacAAAAGAGACGTCAGCATTTGTGCAGCTGGCAAAAATACTGGTGGACGTTTAACTGGCTTAGGAACAAATTGCGTGTTGTGTTTGGTACATCTTTTGTCGTTTCTTACCTAACACATGACCTACAATTTACCCAGTGTACTGGCAGTGGTGGAGGGAGCAAAAGAGGAGAGTTTGCGTCCGAGTGCAAGCGGGGCGGCGAGTGACTGAAGTGCGCCAGGGAGGGAGCGCTGTATCGGTCAGCCATGGGTTTCCGAAAGAAGAACAAGAGTCCGGCGGTGCTGAGCCACGAGTTCGTGATCCAGAATCACGCTGATATGGTTTCGTGTGTGGCTATGGTCATTCTCCTCGGCCTGATGTTCGAGGTACAATGTTAAATCCTGGGATGTATGCTGTATAGGTAGGCAAATAACTAGGTTGCAGGCATCGTCTCAACTATGATGACGAGGGGGCTGGGCGCAAGCGTCTCCCCTTCTCATGTGTCACACTGATTGCACACGGGGAGGCCCACTGTTCAAGCTAGTGGCTGCCTGGTCAGCTGGCGTTTCACACAACCTAGTTCGCTATCTAATATTGCCAAATGGATTGCTAGCCAGTTAGCTTTGAAATCTATCCACATTACAGCAAAAGACGGGACTTGTTTTCATTAACCACCCAACCTCTGCCTAACACATTTTACTGTTGTTGACTCTAACACACGTTTGCATCAGGAAGAACCACCGTTGTTACAAACTGCCGTGTCAATACCATTTTGCTACATGAGAATTTGCATGCACATCATTGCTTCCCATCTTATGTCCTTTATTGTAGGTGACAGCGAAGTTTGCCATCACGTTCATCACTGTCCAGTACAATGTGACTCAAAGTCTTGGTAAGTTTACATTTTGTCTTTGtatctatttttaaaacaagataATTGGACTGTATTACATTATTTAGTACTTGTGTCCAGTACCTTGTCTTTGAAGCCTTGGgccatgtttttttgttgttgttctttgtGTGTTATCAGATGAGAGGGCTGAGCCAGTGTACCTGTACGGTCCTAAAGacatggccactgtgttcttctaCCTGCTCATCGCTGTCATACTCCACGCCTTAATACAGGAATACATTCTGGATGTGAGTGGCTATGCACACAGACCCTGACACACTGTGTGACCTGAGAGAGAAAGCGGAACCTCTGTATAGGTCCTTGCTCTACAGAACACatatgtcactgtgtgtgtgtgtgtgtgtcccttctTTTCCATCTCTCTGTGTGAGTCATAAAGTAAGGTCTGGCCTTCTCTCTCATCAGTCTTATCCTTCTCACCCTCTTAGCCAGTCAaatagcacccccccccccccccacgtccACTACACAGCCCACAACAAATGATAACTGACACGTTTCCCAGCTTCTCATGTCCTATTCTCTCTGATTTCAGAAAATGAATAGGCGGCTGCATCTGTCAAAAACCAAACACAGCAAGTTCAATGAATCGGGACAGCTTGCTGCCTTCTACTTGATCTCCTTCATCTGGGGCTGCAGCATCTTAACAGCGGTAAAAAGGCCAACGAAGCACTGCCAGGGAACATTGTGTGACACGACGAGCACTCCATCCCGTTGTGTATGTTCTTTGGCTCACACCTTCTCTTCTTTTCATCTGTTAGGAGGAATTTGCAACAAATCCTACTTTCCTATGGGAGGGCTATCCACACACCCACATGGTGTAAGTAAGGATTTCTACATTCATTTTACACCTTCAACTCACTCGTTCATTATTTCAACAATATGTCAGTAGGACAGGGTAAGAAATCTATTCATCACTACTTGTTCTTGTTTAGAGTTACCAAGCGTTCTTGAACGCCAGTTTTCTGGGAAGGCTCGGCTGTTTGAGTTGGCACATCGGACAGGCCTTGCTTTCCCAGGGTGCATTGCAGCCCCAGTATTGCGTGTGGGGAGTACACTTCTGCTGTAATGGGCTGCCTCATCAAATCCATGTTAGATGTCAGGTTCCCCTGAAATATTTATTAAGAACGTGATGTTTTACTCAAGCTAGACACACAGCGAcaggtgtctctctcttcccatccttTCCAGATTTGTCATTGTGTTACGAGGCATCTTATTTATATGCATTTTAATTTGGGGAAATGGAATAAGCAGGTATGCATAGATTGTGAACTGAATATTTTCTcccaaattacatttttattattgATGGACTTTAATGTACCATCAAATAACATGTTTGTAAAATGCAGGTAACAGGATTGGAGTTATCAAGGTCAAACCTTCCAATCATATCCACTCCTTCTGCCTGCCTGTAACCTGTCCTCTGCAGCTTTCAGGTGAAGTTCTTCTACATTTGCCAAATGGCCTACTGGCTCCACGCCCTTCCTGAGCTGTACTTCCAGAAAGTGCGAAAGGTAAGTGTCCATGGTCGCACCATGGGTTAGGTCCTAAAGATGACCCATCTGTTATTTTAAACACGGAAGGATATGTCTTGTTATACTGTAGTTGTGCTATGTCTTGTGACTAATTCCCTAATGgttcaatatacactgctcaaaaaaataaagggaacacttaaacaacacaatgtcaatcacacttctgtgaaatcaaactgtccacttaagaagcaacactgattgacaatacatttcacttgctgttgtgcaaatggaatagacaacaggtggaaattataggcaattagcaagacacccccaataaaggagtggttctgcaggtggggaccacagaccacttctcagttcctatgcttcctggctgatgttttggtcacttttgaatgctggcggtgctttcactctagtggtagcatgagacggagtctacaacccacacaagtggctcaggtagtgcagctcatccaggatgccacatcaatgcgagctgtggcaagaaggtttgctgtgtctgtcagcgtagtg
Encoded proteins:
- the LOC115166169 gene encoding translocating chain-associated membrane protein 1-like 1 — its product is MGFRKKNKSPAVLSHEFVIQNHADMVSCVAMVILLGLMFEVTAKFAITFITVQYNVTQSLDERAEPVYLYGPKDMATVFFYLLIAVILHALIQEYILDKMNRRLHLSKTKHSKFNESGQLAAFYLISFIWGCSILTAEEFATNPTFLWEGYPHTHMVFQVKFFYICQMAYWLHALPELYFQKVRKEDIPRQLYYVFLYVFHITGAYVLNLHRLGLVLLVPHSLVELLFHASRLFYFSDENKQKGFTLWALLFIIARLVTLTLSVLTFGFGLPRAENQGFSLAEGNFNVLTVRMTCLAAICLTQAWMMWKFINFQLKKWREHSQSQASKVKAISPKSKPHKKDPAWGGSANGVLKSDDKTSPRARKAL